GATATTAAATCATGTTGCCACATGAAGTATCCTATTACAAGTTGTCGTTTATCCTAGTATAATGAGTAACAGGATCACCCATTTGGAGGTACTGCTCAAATGAATAACAAGACGAGGCTCACTGCGCTTTCGAGCTTTCTGAAAAACCAACGGGCCAAGCTCACTCCCGAGGAGGTAGGTTTTCCTCCCGGCAGCCGGAGAAGAACGCCCGGCCTTAGACGCGAAGAGGTTGCGGCGCTTGCCGGCGTAAGCACAACCTGGTATACCTGGCTGGAGCAAGGCCGGGATATTCAAGCTTCGCCGAATGTGCTGGACGCTATTGCTTCCGCCTTGCGTTTGACTCATGACGAACGCAATTATTTGTACGGTCTTGCGATTGAGCCCGGAGCCGGTCCGTCTATCACGGCCGAAATGCCCGCTTACTCATCGGATGCGGTTAGTCCGCCCCTGCGCAAAATTCTGCAGGAGCTCAGGCAATGCCCATCCATTATCTCGGACCGCCGCTGTCAGATTGTCGGCTGGAACGAAGCAGCCGCCCATGTCTTTGTAGACTTTGCCCAGATCCCCGAGCAGGAGCGGAATATGATCCGCCTCTTGTTCACACGGAAAGAGCTGCGCCGCTTAGCCGTTAACTGGAAGCAGTTCGCAAGCGGATTTCTGTCGATCTTCCGGGCTTATTACGGACAATATGTAGAGGATAACTGGTATGATCAGTTTCTGAAGGAAATGACGGGGCTGCATCCGGACTTTCAGGAGTTATGGGAGCATAGCGAGGTACGGACTGCGCCAGAGGTTGTGCTGGAATTCCGGCATGCCAAAGCAGGGAAAATGCTCTTCCATCTAACGTCCTTGCAGCTGCAAGGCGGCTCGGATCTTCGCTGCAGCATATACACCCCTGCTCCGGACAGCGAGACGGAAGAGAAATTAAGCAAGCTGATGCGCGGAAAGCCGTCTTAGCCTGAACGTCAGGCCAAGACGGCTTTCTTTTCTTGATACTATTCCATTAAGCTTCAACAACCATGCGGTTCGTTAACGCGCCAAGCTTCTCGATCTCGATGGTGACGACATCTCCGTCCTGCAGATAAACTTGCTTCTCCGGCGGATAGCCCATCACGACCCCCTCCGGCGTGCCGGTCAGAATAATGTCTCCGGGGGACAACGTCATGCATTGCGAAATATAGCTGACGATTTCCTTGCAGTTAAAAATCATATCCGACGTATTCGAATCCTGCCGTACCTCTCCGTTTACCGTGCAGCTGATGCGCAGATCATTCGGATCGCCTACCTCATCCTTGGATACGAGGTATGGACCTACCGGAGCGAATTTATCGCAGGACTTGCCCGCCAGCCACTGGCTTGTCCGGGTCTGAAGATCGCGTGCTGACAGATCGTTTGATGTACTGTAACCAAATACGTAATCAAGCGCCTCGTCCACCGATACGTTTTTCGCCGTGCGACCAATGACAATCGCAAGCTCTGCTTCGTAATCAACCTTTTGCGTCGACCGGGGCAAAGGTACATCCTCGCCATGCGCGGCAAGCGCGTTGCTGAATTTGCTGAACAGAATAGGGTATTCCGGCAGCGGCATATTCGTCTCTTCCGCATGCTTCCTGTAATTAAGTCCGATACAGATGATTTTCCCCGGCTCCGGCACGGATGGTCCAACAACAACCTGCGACTCATCCAGGTAACGATCTTGCCGTTCCTTCGATTCTTCAACGTATTGCCGGAGCTTGCTTAGTTCTGCCTCTCCGCCTTGCAATAAACCGTTTAAGGTTACATGGCCGGCATCAATGATTCCTTTATCCGTCCGTACACCTAAACGATAAGCAGAAGCTGCTGCCTTTTCCTTGAAATTGACTAATTTCACGAATAAGCCCTCCCCGTTTTCCAATAATCTGCAATAGATTCCTCCTTTATTATACAGCCTTAACCGTATCTCTTCAGCATCTTGAGAAACTTGCTGCCCGTCAGCGTTGGTGTTCCTGCATTAAGGCGGAATACTTCATCTGATCCCGGCTTGTTAATGCCGGGGTGCGTGGTGAAAAATAGCGTTACGCCCGCGTTTTTCTCAATCTGCTTGGCTGTCCGGTTAAACACGCCATACGGGAAAGCAATAATTTGATACGTGTTGCCCAGCTCTTCCTTCAGCCGTGTCTCCTCCAGCCGTGCATCGGCTTCTATGCGGGCCTTATATTCCGCTTTCGTCTCTACACGGCCTTTGTCAGGCAGATAAATCGGATTGCTCAGCTTTGGTCCGGTTTTATGACCTTTTTCATCAAGCGGGGCATAATCATGCTGGTTATACGTATGGCTGTAGAAGCTGAACCCTTCCGCCTTGAGCTTGCGCATGGTTTCCCAGGTCATATGCTTGGTATGAACGTTCTGCTTATCGCTGCTTGCGCCAATGATGAAATGAGCGGCGGTAAAATGGTATTTTTTCATAATCGGAACCGCGTATTGGTCAAAGCTCTCATATCCGTCGTCAAACGTAATAACAACGGCGTTATCCGGCACCTTTCCTTTGCCGCGCATAAAGTCTGCGAACTGCTCAATGCTGATGACATGGTAGCCGTTATCCTTCAGAAGCTTCATTTGCGTGCCGAAACGGCTCGGGGATATCGTTGCCCCGCTTTCCGTTGCATCAATATGGTGGTACATGAGGACAATAACTTTATTCTTATAATGCGCAGGGTGGTTGGAAGCAGCGTCGAGTTCGCTTTCGGGCACCGGCCAAGCGATCACGATCGCAATGGCAAGCAGCGCGGCAATCCCTTTCAATTTCACTACGTATTCCTCCTAGAAACGCGATTCGTTTGTTACTGAATCAGTATAAATAGCCGTTATCTCCAAAGCGTTTCCGGATTGTAACGAACCTGCAAACATTCCCGGACTAGCAATTAACACATAAAAACTCCCCGCACAGCTGAGAAAGCCGCGCGGGGAGTGCTGAAGAACCTTATTTCAATTTCTTATTTCAATCTCGCTATGCCGGTTGCTACTTGCTCGATTTGAGCTTTTGTCAGGCTATTGTCCGCGGAGCTGATTGTGACGTAACGATCGTCCATTTGGAAGCTCAGCATAGCGGTTTTGCTTGGCGTAAACCATTTTGCTTTTACGCCGTTTGGCAGCGTTACGGCTGTGCCGTCGTAACCAACCGAGTAATCGCGCGGCGAGATTTGAACGTTCATGTGCTTGAACAAGAAGTTAACGGAATCTCCGCCGGCTACTTTTTGGAAGGCATCGTTTTTCGTCATTAACGTTGGAGCGTAAGCCGCAGTAAAGCCGTCGAACTTCGCAAACTCGTCTTTAATCGCGTTTGTTTGAGCTGTCGTATACGTTACCTTTGCCAGGTCGGATTGAGCAGCGCCTACTTTCGCGACCGTAACGGCTACTTTTTCCAGGCGTGCTTGAGTCAGGTTTGCATTCGGCGAGCTCAAAGTAACATAACGATCATCCACTTTTAACGTTAGCATGAGGGTATCGCCTGCTTTGTACCATTTTGCTTTTGTTCCGTTCGATAAGGTTACCGGTGTACCTTCATAATCATAGGAATAATCACGCGGCGAGACAGTTACGGTCATATTCTCGAAAATGATGTTTACACCGTCCGCGGCAGCTACGGTTTTCTTCAGAACGTCGCCGTTAACCATCATTTGCGGAGCGTAAGCCTCTTCGAATCCGTCAAAGCTGGCAAATGCTTTCTTGAGCTCGTCGAGCTGCGCTGCCGTGTACAAAACTTTTACCAGATCGGTTTGAGCAACGCCTACTTTCGTTACGCTAACTGCCGCTTTTTCCATTTGAGATTTGTTTAGTTTCCCGTTTGGCGAGCTGACCGTTACATAACGGTCGTCTACTTTTACCGTCAGCATGTCTTTGCCATTTACGTTGTACCATTTCGCTTTTGCGCCGTTAGACAGCGTTACGTTTGTGCCGTCGTAGTCATGCGAGTAGTCGCGCGGCGATACGTTGACGGTCATATTGGTGAACAGCAGGTTCACGCCGTCGCTTGTTGCTGCTGCTTTTTGCAGAGCATCGCCTTTGATCATCATTTGCGGAGCGTAAGCAGCTTCGAATCCGTCAAAGCCGGCAAATGCTTTTACGATCTGATCAAGCTGAGCTGCCGTGTAATTCGTCAATACCCATTGATCCGTTGCGCTTGTGCCGATGTAGATGGTATTTGTTCTGCTATCGTATTGGATTGGCGTATTCAGCGCGTTGGACAACGCGCGTACCGGCAAATAAGTCGTGTCATGATACGTGATTGGCGAAAGTTTATTGCCGTCCTCATCCTTAGGAATATACGTGCTGCCGTTGATTATAAAGCCGATGCCGTGGTTCAGGAACGCGCTGATTTTCTCCATGTTAGTTCCGGCGAATGCGCCGGCTGCTCCCGATACCGTCATGCCTGCGATCATCATCGTTGCGACTGTTCTTTTCATATTTTTGTTCATTTTTTATAATCTCCTTTAGAGTTGAATTTGTTTTTTTGTTTGAAGCTCCTTACAGACTTAAGTATAGATTCGCGTTATCTCGAAACCATTTCGAGCTTGTAACGAAGCTGTAAAGCTTTTTGTCCATGCTGTATCGATATTTCGAGGACAAAAAAACTCCCCGCACAGCTGGAAAGCCGCACGGGGAGTGCTGAAAGATGCTTATTTCAATTTCGCTACGCCTGTTGCGATTTGCTCGATTTGAGCCTTAGTCAGGCTGTTATCCGCCGAGCTGATTGTGACATAACGATCGTCGATTTGGAAGCTCAGCATAGCTGTGCCGCTTGGCGCGAACCATTTCGCTTTTACGCCGTTTGCCAGCGTTACAGCTGTGCTGTCATAACCAACCGAGTAGTCGCGAGGCGAGATTTGAACGTTCATGTGCTTGAACCAGAAGTTGACGGAATCTCCGCCCGCTACTTTTTGGAACGCGTCGTCTTTCGCCATTTTTGTTGGAGCATAAGCCGCCGTAAAGCCGTCGAATTTCGCAAATTCGTCTTTAATGGCTTTTGTTTGAGCAGCTGTATACGTTACGGTTGCCAGGTCGGATTGCGCAGCGCCAACTTTAGCTACGCTAACGGCTACTTTTTCCGCTTGCGCTTTGGTCAACGTTTTGTTCGGCGAGCTAACCGTTACATAACGGTCGTCTACTTTTACGGTCAGCATGTCCGTGCCGTTTACGTTGTACCATTTTGCTTTAGCGCCATTGGACAGCGTTACGTTCGTGCCGTCGTATTCGAAGGAATAATCGCGCGGCGATACGTTTATCGTCATGTTTTTGAAGAGAAGGTTTACGCCGTCAGCGGTAGCTGCCGTTTTTTGCAGCGCATCGCCTTTAACCGTTACTTGAGGCGCGTATGCCGCTTCGAAGCCGTCAAAGTTGGCAAACGCTTTTTTCATTTCATCCAGCTGAGCGGCGGTGTACGTTACAGCGGCCATATCGGATTGCACGGCGCCAACGCTAGTTACGGTAGCCGCTACTTTTTCCGCTTGCGCTTTGCTCAAGGCTTTGCTTGGCGAGCTAACCGTCACATAACGGTCATCTACTTTTACAGTCAGCATGTCTGTACCGTTTACGTTGTACCATTTTGCTTTTGCGCCATTGGAGAGCGTTACGTTTGTGCCGTCGTATTCGAAAGAGTAATCGCGCGGCGATACGTTTACCGTCATGTTCTTGAAGGTAAGGTTTACGCCGTCGGCTGTTGCTGCAACCTTTTGCAAAGCGTCGCCTTTGATCAAAATTTGCGGAGCATAAGCCGTTTCGAATCCTTCAAAGCCGGCAAATGCTTTTTTGATCTCATCCAATTGGGCTGCCGAGTAGTTAGCCAATACCCATTGGTCGGTTGTGCTTGTACCGATGTAGATCGTATTGGTTTTGCTGTCGTACTGGATTGGCGTGTTCAGTGCATTGGAAAGCGCGCGAACAGGGAGATAAGTCGTGTCGTGATACGTGATCGGCGCAAGTGCGTTGCCGTTCTCGTCTTTCGGAATATACGTGCTGCCGTTGATTTTAAAGCCGATGCTGTGGTTCAGGAAAGCGCTGATTTTCTCCATGTTTGTTCCTGCATATACCCCTGCTGCTCCCGATACGGTCATGCCTGCGATCATCATTGTTGCGACTGTTCTTTTCATGTTTTTGTTCATTTTTTTATTATCTCCTTTAGAGTTGAGTTTGTTTTTTCTATTTCCGAACTTCTAACCTTTTTACTCTCTGTCTTTTTATAACCTGTTTCTGTTTGTTTGAAGCTCCTTACTGACTACAGTATAGAGTGACGATATATCCAAAAAATTTCGGGCTTGTAACGAACCTGTAAACATTTTTGCCTCAATTTATTTCAATTGTCCTTCGTTCATCTGTTTTCTCCTTCGTTCATTCGTTGTTGTTTGTTGCTGATGAACTTAGTATAGTAAGCCGATATATCCAAAAAATTTCGAGCTTGTATCAAAGCTGTAACAATTAATCCAAACAAATGGACACAAAAAAACCGGATCGCCAGATCCGGTTTTCCCCCTGCTTATTCTCATTGAAAATCAATAATATGAGTGACGGGCATGCTGTCCTTATCGGCGACCGTCACGCCAAGCCGCGTTCCCGAAGGATTCCAGCTTAACGGATACTGCGGAAAATAGCTTGGGCCAATCGGCGAAACCTTGCCGGTTGCCGAGTCGAAAATATAAACCCCGTTCATTCCGCTCTGATTCTCGGTATACAGCGCGGCCGCCAGCTTGGAGGAATCCGGAGACCAAGCGATATACGGAATCAAATCCCCTTTCGCAATGGAGAGCCCTTCCGCGCTTCCGTTCGAGTCGAAAATACGAAGCTCGCTGCCCGCCTTCCCGGGTTGCTTCTGGATTTCGACCGCAAGATGCTTGCCATCCGGCGATACCTGGAATATCATCGCATGTTTGACCAGTTCGGCTGGTTTCGGATCGTCAGGCGTAAATTGCTTTAAGGTCTGGTTATTGTCCGTGTAGTAGATGCGACCTTGACCGACGCCAAAATTCACGAAGGGCTGATCGCCAAGCGCCGGATCATCCAGCTTCAGAAGAGTAACGGTTCCGTCCGCCGCGATTTGGCGGATATCGCCAAGCCCGCTCATCGAGCCCGCCGCAAGAACGTACGTCGTATCGTTCAGCCAGCCGCCGGTCTCCAAGTAATTGCTGCCCTTGATTTCGATCGTATTGCCGGTGCTGATTTCTTTGATAAAATTGCGGGCCGTATATTTATCCTTCCACTGCTGAACGAACACATACTTACCGTCCGGAGACGGCTGTTCATTCACGACCGTTTGAACATTTTTCACCGGTTCAGCGGCAGATTTCTGCTCGTTATTGCTTAAATCCACATCCATGGTATTGTATTCGAACTGAGCTTCTTCCGTAGCCGTAGCCTGTTTGACAAGCTTGGTGTACATCAGCTGAACCTGATCATCAGACAGCCATTTGTCCATGCTTGCATCCTCAAAACGATGAATCCTTTGCACCATAACTTCCTGGTTTGGTTTCTGCTCTGGGCTTTTTACAACCGTTAATTCCCCATGTTTGTTCGTGTTATTGCCGTTATTGGCTTGATTACCGCTCTGAACAGAGGAACACGCAGCAAGTGCGGCTGCGAGCGACAACACGGCGCCTAATTTAATGATCTGTTTCATCGTTATCCCCCCGGATTTATACCAGTTTCCATTAGTATAGAAGGCCTCTATGTCGAAAACATATCTGAATTGTATCCAAGTTGTAACAACTTTTTGTTAGAGTGCCCAAAATAAAAAGCAGCCCGGACTATCCAATGTCCAGGCTTGTTGCTTACTCATCCGGCGGCTCTATGGCTATAGGCTCACCAGGCAAAGAGATGACAAATCTGGAGCCGTTAGGTCCTGATTCGGCCAGTTGTACGGTGCCATGCTGCTTCTCGGCCAAGCTCCTGACCAAAGCTAAACCAAGCCCTGTACCGCCGGTTTCCCGGGATCGGTCGTCGCTAACGGTAAAGAACGGGTCAAAGATCCGCCTCTGAAGCTCTACCGGTATGCCGATACCGCTGTCCGCGACTTCGATAATGACGCGCCGTTCACCGGAGGTTTCCGTTTCCGAACGGTTGGTTAGCCGAACCCATCCGCCGGGGCGGTTATATTTTATCGCGTTGCTGAGCAAATTCGTAACCATATGCATGAGGTTATCCTGATCCGCCCATACGAGGTCATCCTTTAACTCGGAAGAAAGCGAAATTTTTTGTTTTTCCGCTTTAATATGTAGACGGCTTAGCGCATCCTCGAGCAACGGCTTCACTTGGAACCGAGAGGCATTTGTCTCAAAATCGTAAATATCCATCGAAGAAAGCTGGAGCGCCTTCTCGATCAGCGCATACAAACGCTCCGCTTCCTTACTGATCTGCGTACGGGCATTTTGCAGCAAAACCGGGTCATCGCTATACATGCCAAGCAGGTCCGAATACGCCAGAATGGATGTTAAAGGCGTCTTCAGCTCATGGCTGATATTGCCGATAAACTGCTTTTGCTGCTGCTCCAGCTCCTGAAGCCTCTTAATAGCCGTCAGCAGCTTCTGCTTCTCCTCGTTTAATTCATCGACATAAGTAGCGATACTGCCGCTCATATCATAAATCCCTTCCGCAAGCTCGCCAATCTCGTCCCTCCTGCGGACGGGCGGCTTGTCCAGGTAACGGCCTTCCCCAATATCCTTGGCCGCCTGATTCAGCTTGCCAAGGATAAAGGCTTGCCTCCAGACGTACAAATAACCAAGCAGGAGACCGGCTGCCAGCACGGCAGCACCTGTCCCGATAAACAAGTCGCGGATATGGCGGTAAAACAATTTCTGATCCTGGAGCGAGCCATGAAACTGTACGCTGCCGAGAAATTGATCGGCATTATAGAGCGGCGCCAAATACAGTACCTGATTGCCTAGCGTAATATAAGCCTCCTGGCCTTTGGCAGTATGGGCAAGCGCATCCTTCACATCGGTCAGCGGCTGTACCGGAAGCGATGTGCCGGCAAATTGCCCGTCAGCGCTGTACAGCGTAACCGCCATGCCGCTTTGCCCGCCAAGATCTACGGCCAGGCTCTGGCCATTACGCTCCATAAATTCATCCGGCGACACCCGCTCGCCGGTCAAATACTCCTCGCGTACGCGAAGATTTGCCGAACTGGCCAGCTGGGAAAAGCTTTGCTCCATCCGCCTCTGCTGATCCTCGCGGATACCCGCAAGCACCAGCGTGCTGAGCAATACGACAACAAAAGCGAGCAGCAGCGCGAGAAACACGGTGATTTTACCCTTTAAGCCAATTCTGAACCTATGCCGGGTACCGGCAGCTCGGGTCATCCGTTTGTCCTCGTGCTTTTATAGCCGATACCGTAAACGGTTTGTATGAGTCCTTGCCATTCGCCAAGCTTCTTGCGAAGCCTTTGCACATGGATGTCCACGGTACGGGTACCGCCGGCAAAATCCATCTCCCACACTTGCTCAAGCAGCGCTTCCCTGGAATATACCCGGTCCGGATGCTTCGCCAGCAGCGCCAGCAGATCGAATTCTTTCGGCGTAAGGTCACAAATCTCTCCGTCAACCCTGACCGTGCGGCTTAATAATTCAATTACAATCCCGCCAAGCTCCAATCTGCCTTCTTTATCGGAGTCCTGTTCCGGCGATTCAATCTGGCGCCGTCTGTGGAGAGCCTTCACGCGGGCGACCACTTCCCGGATATCAAACGGCTTGGTCATGTAATCATCGGCGCCAAGCTCGAGCCCAAGCACTTTATCCACGATATCGTTTTTAACGGTGAGCAGCATAATGGCCGGTTTGTTGCCCGCCTCCAGCTTTCGGCATACCTCATAGCCGTTCATCTTCGGCATCATTACATCAAGCACCATAACATCGGGCTTAAAGGCAGCAACCTTCTCAAGCGCCTCCATCCCGTCACCGGCAGTTTCTACCGTAAAGCCTTCACGCTGCAAAGCGTAGGCTATCGCGCTGGAGATGCTGACTTCATCATCTACAACAAGCACTTTAATCATGCGATTTATCACTCCTCGTTCCAACTTTCCTTATCACCCGGCAGGTTCCATTAGATATGGCTTATTCTTTTCATTATAGCCGCGCTTGTTCCAAAGTCCAAAGCACAAATCCGATTTCAAAAAGAAAACACAAAAAAATCCCTTACGGATGTAAGGGATTGAACTTTTAAGTTATGGTGCGGTAGAGAGGACTCGAACCTCCACGGGCGTACGCCCACTACCCCCTCAAGATAGCGTGTCTGCCATTCCACCACTACCGCACATTTAATTTCATTTCCTTCATACCATCACTTCGAGGGAGAAGTAAAATGGTGAGCCATGAAGGACTCGAACCTTCGACACCCTGATTAAAAGTCAGGTGCTCTACCAACTGAGCTAATGGCTCTCATGCTGTAAAACGAACTCTCGAGAGCCGCTACATTAAAGGAAATGGTGACCCGTAGGGGATTCGAACCCCTGTTACCTCCGTGAAAGGGAGGTGTCTTAACCCCTTGACCAACGGGCCTTACTTACTTGTTGTTCCTATCGTCATCTCTCTCGAGCGACTTGTCCACCAAGAAAATTATGGCGGAGAGAGAGGGATTCGAACCCTCGCACCACTTACGCAGTCTAACCCCTTAGCAGAGGGTCCCCTTGAGCCACTTGGGTATCTCTCCATGGCTCCCCGAACAGGACTCGAACCTGTGACAACTCGATTAACAGTCGAGTGCTCTACCAACTGAGCTATCAGGGAATACTTCAATCACTTGCTTTTTTCTTTCGTTTCAACCGCTTGTTTACCGCGGCGACAAGTAATAATATATCACGGCCATTTCAGAAGGTCAAGCGTTTTTTAAAAAAAGTTTTCCGCGACATTTTCCGCATGCATAGCGGGCCGGATCAAGCCTTCTTTTACGCGGATATTCGGTGCCGCAGCTACGGCAGACAAGCATGTATTTATAAGGAGTTGGCGCCTTTGCCGCCCTCTCCGGCAGCGAGTTGCAGTAACGGGATCCGCCGACATAAGCAAGCAGTTTTTTGAAATCCTCATCCCGATGCTGGTACCCTCTCTTCATTATATGGAGATGATAATGGCAC
This region of Paenibacillus sp. JDR-2 genomic DNA includes:
- a CDS encoding helix-turn-helix transcriptional regulator; this encodes MNNKTRLTALSSFLKNQRAKLTPEEVGFPPGSRRRTPGLRREEVAALAGVSTTWYTWLEQGRDIQASPNVLDAIASALRLTHDERNYLYGLAIEPGAGPSITAEMPAYSSDAVSPPLRKILQELRQCPSIISDRRCQIVGWNEAAAHVFVDFAQIPEQERNMIRLLFTRKELRRLAVNWKQFASGFLSIFRAYYGQYVEDNWYDQFLKEMTGLHPDFQELWEHSEVRTAPEVVLEFRHAKAGKMLFHLTSLQLQGGSDLRCSIYTPAPDSETEEKLSKLMRGKPS
- a CDS encoding fumarylacetoacetate hydrolase family protein, whose translation is MKLVNFKEKAAASAYRLGVRTDKGIIDAGHVTLNGLLQGGEAELSKLRQYVEESKERQDRYLDESQVVVGPSVPEPGKIICIGLNYRKHAEETNMPLPEYPILFSKFSNALAAHGEDVPLPRSTQKVDYEAELAIVIGRTAKNVSVDEALDYVFGYSTSNDLSARDLQTRTSQWLAGKSCDKFAPVGPYLVSKDEVGDPNDLRISCTVNGEVRQDSNTSDMIFNCKEIVSYISQCMTLSPGDIILTGTPEGVVMGYPPEKQVYLQDGDVVTIEIEKLGALTNRMVVEA
- a CDS encoding polysaccharide deacetylase family protein, with the translated sequence MKLKGIAALLAIAIVIAWPVPESELDAASNHPAHYKNKVIVLMYHHIDATESGATISPSRFGTQMKLLKDNGYHVISIEQFADFMRGKGKVPDNAVVITFDDGYESFDQYAVPIMKKYHFTAAHFIIGASSDKQNVHTKHMTWETMRKLKAEGFSFYSHTYNQHDYAPLDEKGHKTGPKLSNPIYLPDKGRVETKAEYKARIEADARLEETRLKEELGNTYQIIAFPYGVFNRTAKQIEKNAGVTLFFTTHPGINKPGSDEVFRLNAGTPTLTGSKFLKMLKRYG
- a CDS encoding response regulator transcription factor, giving the protein MIKVLVVDDEVSISSAIAYALQREGFTVETAGDGMEALEKVAAFKPDVMVLDVMMPKMNGYEVCRKLEAGNKPAIMLLTVKNDIVDKVLGLELGADDYMTKPFDIREVVARVKALHRRRQIESPEQDSDKEGRLELGGIVIELLSRTVRVDGEICDLTPKEFDLLALLAKHPDRVYSREALLEQVWEMDFAGGTRTVDIHVQRLRKKLGEWQGLIQTVYGIGYKSTRTNG
- a CDS encoding sensor histidine kinase, whose protein sequence is MTRAAGTRHRFRIGLKGKITVFLALLLAFVVVLLSTLVLAGIREDQQRRMEQSFSQLASSANLRVREEYLTGERVSPDEFMERNGQSLAVDLGGQSGMAVTLYSADGQFAGTSLPVQPLTDVKDALAHTAKGQEAYITLGNQVLYLAPLYNADQFLGSVQFHGSLQDQKLFYRHIRDLFIGTGAAVLAAGLLLGYLYVWRQAFILGKLNQAAKDIGEGRYLDKPPVRRRDEIGELAEGIYDMSGSIATYVDELNEEKQKLLTAIKRLQELEQQQKQFIGNISHELKTPLTSILAYSDLLGMYSDDPVLLQNARTQISKEAERLYALIEKALQLSSMDIYDFETNASRFQVKPLLEDALSRLHIKAEKQKISLSSELKDDLVWADQDNLMHMVTNLLSNAIKYNRPGGWVRLTNRSETETSGERRVIIEVADSGIGIPVELQRRIFDPFFTVSDDRSRETGGTGLGLALVRSLAEKQHGTVQLAESGPNGSRFVISLPGEPIAIEPPDE
- a CDS encoding TolB family protein, encoding MKQIIKLGAVLSLAAALAACSSVQSGNQANNGNNTNKHGELTVVKSPEQKPNQEVMVQRIHRFEDASMDKWLSDDQVQLMYTKLVKQATATEEAQFEYNTMDVDLSNNEQKSAAEPVKNVQTVVNEQPSPDGKYVFVQQWKDKYTARNFIKEISTGNTIEIKGSNYLETGGWLNDTTYVLAAGSMSGLGDIRQIAADGTVTLLKLDDPALGDQPFVNFGVGQGRIYYTDNNQTLKQFTPDDPKPAELVKHAMIFQVSPDGKHLAVEIQKQPGKAGSELRIFDSNGSAEGLSIAKGDLIPYIAWSPDSSKLAAALYTENQSGMNGVYIFDSATGKVSPIGPSYFPQYPLSWNPSGTRLGVTVADKDSMPVTHIIDFQ
- a CDS encoding SprT family protein, giving the protein MNDEQLQRWVERVSLESFGRPFIHQATFNGRLKATGGRYFTKSHNIEISPHQLEAFGEEETEKIIKHELCHYHLHIMKRGYQHRDEDFKKLLAYVGGSRYCNSLPERAAKAPTPYKYMLVCRSCGTEYPRKRRLDPARYACGKCRGKLFLKNA